A single region of the Calditrichota bacterium genome encodes:
- a CDS encoding response regulator transcription factor, with amino-acid sequence MNKNFHLFIVEDDSDITEILRDNLNREGYKTTAHIDGAEALDAIIKLLPDLIILDLNLPGMSGFEVCKYIRSNDSTSEIPIIMLTARGEEIDKIIGFEAGADDYVTKPFSPRELLARVKVLLKRTKKTEFNVFKQNDLKINFATHQVFRKSKQVDLTPIQFKLLKLLIKSEGKALSRQMLLDTIWGDDYYGDPRTVDVHITRLREKIDKKNNLILTVKGVGYRWNIE; translated from the coding sequence ATGAATAAAAACTTCCATCTGTTTATTGTTGAAGATGACAGCGATATTACAGAAATCTTGCGCGACAATCTGAATCGTGAAGGGTATAAAACAACTGCACATATAGATGGTGCAGAAGCCTTGGATGCGATAATCAAATTGCTTCCAGATCTTATTATTCTTGATTTAAATCTTCCCGGAATGAGTGGCTTTGAGGTCTGTAAATATATTCGTAGTAATGATTCAACCTCAGAAATACCAATAATAATGCTAACAGCCCGGGGCGAAGAAATAGATAAAATAATTGGTTTTGAAGCCGGGGCAGATGATTATGTAACAAAACCGTTTAGCCCAAGAGAATTATTGGCACGTGTAAAAGTTCTTTTAAAACGAACTAAGAAAACTGAGTTTAATGTCTTCAAACAAAATGATCTTAAAATAAACTTTGCCACACACCAGGTTTTTAGAAAATCAAAGCAGGTAGATTTAACTCCAATCCAATTCAAATTATTAAAACTACTTATAAAGTCTGAAGGTAAAGCGTTATCGCGGCAAATGCTTTTAGATACTATTTGGGGTGATGATTATTATGGTGATCCGCGAACAGTTGATGTGCATATTACAAGGCTGCGTGAAAAAATCGATAAAAAAAATAATCTGATCCTGACGGTAAAAGGCGTTGGTTATCGTTGGAATATTGAATAA
- a CDS encoding response regulator, whose amino-acid sequence MQNSLSDCNASNNSLKAKILLIEDEELIRELYADALRHSGFELILVEDGEKGLEKWQQDKFSMLITDIGLPGMSGWEVIESIRKKNNNVPIIIISGWGNQVEFIRGKELNVSHILSKPIDLLSLTSTINECLHQTSQNISASN is encoded by the coding sequence ATGCAAAACTCATTATCTGATTGTAATGCCAGCAACAATTCTTTAAAAGCGAAAATTCTACTCATTGAGGATGAAGAGCTGATCCGTGAGCTTTATGCTGATGCTTTGCGTCATTCCGGTTTTGAACTAATCCTTGTCGAAGATGGTGAAAAAGGATTGGAAAAATGGCAGCAGGATAAATTTAGTATGCTGATTACAGATATTGGCTTACCGGGAATGAGTGGCTGGGAAGTTATCGAATCTATTCGTAAAAAAAACAACAATGTCCCGATAATAATTATCTCCGGATGGGGAAACCAGGTTGAGTTTATTAGGGGCAAAGAACTAAATGTTAGTCATATTCTTTCAAAACCAATCGACCTGCTAAGCCTCACTTCAACTATTAATGAATGTCTGCATCAAACCTCACAAAATATATCTGCATCAAATTAA
- the msrB gene encoding peptide-methionine (R)-S-oxide reductase MsrB: MAKIKKTEEEWRESLTEEQYRILREKGTERPFSGDYVDNKIQGMYVCAGCGNELFQSETKFDSGSGWPSFYKPFSEQSTEESADSSHGMQRVEVMCNKCGGHLGHVFPDGPQPSGLRYCINSESLNFKKKK; encoded by the coding sequence ATGGCAAAAATAAAAAAAACAGAAGAAGAATGGCGCGAAAGTCTTACAGAAGAGCAATATCGTATTTTGCGCGAGAAAGGAACAGAACGCCCATTCAGTGGTGATTATGTTGATAACAAAATCCAGGGTATGTATGTCTGCGCAGGTTGTGGCAACGAGTTGTTTCAATCCGAAACCAAGTTTGACTCAGGAAGTGGTTGGCCAAGTTTTTATAAACCTTTTTCAGAACAATCAACTGAAGAAAGTGCTGATTCAAGTCATGGGATGCAGCGCGTTGAGGTTATGTGTAATAAATGCGGTGGGCATTTGGGGCATGTTTTTCCTGATGGCCCACAACCTTCTGGATTAAGGTATTGTATTAACTCTGAAAGTCTTAATTTTAAAAAGAAAAAGTAA
- a CDS encoding DNA repair exonuclease produces MQSLKTLKILFFADTHLGFDYPVRPKIKRRRRGYDFFDNYSRILKYASLSKPDLIIHGGDFFFRSKVPSKVVDLAYQPLYDFACSNAIPIYIIPGNHERSVLPQSKLLNHPLINIFDKPKTYKLEIRDTKIQLSGFPFVRKIGECFGEVLKNCAWENHNSGLKLLCMHQAIEGAQVGPSDYTFKIGRDVISKKDLPKNATAVLSGHIHRRQILYKNDIPVIYPGSIERTSFAEKNETKGFYEIHFSQNKLQNWFIDKYHFLRLPSRPMSDIFLSPENNPQNLEAAIRANINYLPQNSIIRFRSKVIPGREFKTLFTSTFIRSLLPATFNFQFGREFYPATSSK; encoded by the coding sequence ATGCAATCTTTAAAAACATTAAAAATTCTCTTTTTTGCAGACACTCATTTGGGTTTCGACTACCCTGTTCGCCCGAAAATAAAAAGACGGCGACGCGGATATGATTTTTTTGATAATTATTCCAGAATCCTAAAATATGCTTCATTAAGCAAACCTGATCTGATTATCCACGGAGGAGATTTTTTCTTCCGCAGTAAAGTGCCATCTAAAGTTGTAGATCTTGCCTACCAGCCTCTTTATGATTTTGCATGTTCCAACGCAATTCCAATTTATATAATCCCGGGAAACCACGAACGCTCTGTTTTACCGCAGTCAAAATTATTAAACCACCCGCTTATCAATATTTTTGATAAACCCAAAACCTATAAGCTTGAAATCCGCGACACGAAAATTCAGCTGAGCGGTTTTCCTTTTGTTCGGAAAATAGGTGAATGTTTTGGCGAAGTTTTAAAAAATTGTGCCTGGGAAAATCATAATTCAGGATTAAAACTTTTATGCATGCACCAGGCTATTGAAGGCGCCCAAGTCGGTCCTTCGGATTATACTTTCAAAATTGGCAGAGATGTAATTTCAAAAAAGGATTTACCAAAAAACGCCACAGCCGTTTTATCAGGACACATTCATCGCCGGCAAATTTTATATAAAAACGATATTCCGGTTATTTATCCGGGCTCCATCGAGCGCACATCATTTGCTGAGAAAAATGAAACAAAAGGATTTTATGAAATTCATTTTTCTCAAAACAAACTGCAAAACTGGTTTATTGATAAATATCATTTTTTGAGATTGCCATCACGCCCAATGAGTGATATTTTTCTTTCCCCGGAAAACAATCCGCAAAATTTAGAAGCTGCAATTCGGGCAAATATTAACTATCTTCCTCAGAATTCAATTATCCGTTTTAGAAGTAAAGTTATACCTGGCAGGGAGTTTAAAACTCTTTTTACCAGCACTTTTATCCGAAGTCTTTTGCCCGCTACTTTTAATTTTCAGTTTGGACGTGAATTTTACCCTGCCACAAGTTCAAAGTAA
- the queC gene encoding 7-cyano-7-deazaguanine synthase QueC, with translation MNRKELAVVLVSGGMDSCVSAAIASLKYELAFLHLNYGQKTESRELKAFNDIADFYKVQKRLVVDARFFNEIGGSSLTDDSIPVSDADLENEEIPSSYVPFRNANILAIATSYAEVIGASKIFIGAVEEDSSGYPDCRADFYEAFNKVISIGTKPDTKITIETPLIKLQKSEIIKKGIELNAPLKLSWSCYKSLDLACGICDSCALRLRGFQTAGYDDPIEYEIRPNY, from the coding sequence ATGAATAGAAAAGAACTTGCAGTTGTTCTCGTATCAGGCGGGATGGATAGTTGCGTTTCTGCAGCGATAGCATCTTTGAAATATGAGCTGGCTTTTTTGCACCTTAACTATGGACAAAAGACTGAATCACGCGAGCTAAAGGCTTTTAACGATATTGCTGATTTTTACAAAGTGCAAAAACGGCTGGTTGTAGATGCTCGGTTTTTCAATGAGATAGGTGGAAGCAGCTTGACAGATGATTCTATTCCTGTGAGTGACGCCGATCTTGAGAATGAAGAAATTCCCAGCAGTTATGTGCCTTTTAGAAATGCAAATATTTTGGCTATTGCCACAAGTTATGCAGAGGTGATTGGCGCTTCGAAAATATTTATCGGGGCTGTGGAAGAAGATTCATCCGGTTATCCCGACTGCCGGGCAGATTTTTATGAAGCTTTTAATAAAGTTATTTCAATCGGAACAAAACCGGATACAAAAATAACAATTGAAACTCCTCTTATTAAGCTGCAAAAAAGTGAGATAATAAAAAAAGGGATCGAACTAAATGCACCTTTAAAGCTTTCCTGGTCTTGTTATAAAAGTTTGGATTTGGCTTGCGGGATTTGTGACAGTTGTGCACTTCGTTTACGTGGTTTTCAAACAGCAGGTTATGATGATCCTATCGAGTATGAAATTAGACCGAATTATTGA
- the queF gene encoding NADPH-dependent 7-cyano-7-deazaguanine reductase QueF, whose translation MLEIEVFDNKYPDRDYYITHVNEEFTSVCPKTGLPDFGVITIEYVPNKLCLELKSLKYYFLAFRDKGIFYEAIINQILDELVGACKPRYMSVTGEFSTRGGMNSTIVVEYDEDGLIENENE comes from the coding sequence ATTTTGGAAATAGAAGTTTTTGATAATAAATACCCGGACCGTGACTATTACATTACCCATGTTAATGAAGAATTTACCTCGGTTTGTCCAAAAACGGGTTTGCCAGATTTTGGTGTAATCACCATCGAATATGTGCCTAATAAACTTTGTCTCGAGCTAAAATCATTAAAATATTATTTTTTGGCTTTTCGTGATAAAGGCATTTTTTATGAGGCTATAATTAATCAAATTTTGGATGAATTGGTTGGGGCTTGTAAACCACGATATATGTCGGTTACCGGGGAATTTAGTACCCGTGGTGGTATGAATTCTACTATCGTGGTTGAATATGACGAAGATGGATTGATTGAAAACGAAAATGAATAG
- a CDS encoding radical SAM protein — protein sequence MSNKEGKLRINEIFYSIQGESTYAGLPCVFVRLTYCNLRCTYCDTEYAFHEGDWRDFDDIIKEVKKYNCKLVEVTGGEPLLQENVYAFMKRLCDDGFDVMLETGGHMDISRVDKRVRRIVDIKCPDSGESEKNYWQNIDFISENDQIKFVVGSEKDYQFACEIILKNGLKEKCPLLVSPVFGKIDLEELAGWILRDDLGVRMQLQMHKYIWQPDKRGV from the coding sequence ATTAGCAACAAAGAAGGAAAGCTTCGAATAAATGAAATTTTTTACAGCATCCAGGGTGAATCAACTTATGCCGGGCTTCCTTGTGTCTTTGTAAGGCTGACATATTGTAATTTACGCTGTACTTATTGTGATACAGAATATGCATTTCATGAAGGCGATTGGCGCGATTTTGATGACATAATCAAAGAAGTAAAAAAGTATAATTGTAAGCTGGTTGAGGTCACCGGTGGCGAACCTTTGCTTCAGGAAAATGTGTATGCTTTTATGAAACGCTTATGTGATGACGGTTTTGATGTTATGTTGGAAACCGGGGGACATATGGATATTAGTCGTGTGGATAAGCGTGTCAGGCGTATTGTTGATATCAAGTGTCCCGATAGCGGAGAGTCAGAAAAAAATTATTGGCAAAATATCGATTTTATAAGTGAAAATGATCAGATTAAATTTGTCGTTGGTTCTGAAAAAGACTATCAGTTTGCGTGTGAGATAATCTTGAAAAATGGTTTAAAGGAAAAATGCCCTTTGTTGGTTTCCCCTGTTTTTGGAAAGATAGATTTAGAGGAATTGGCCGGATGGATTTTGCGTGATGATCTTGGCGTGCGAATGCAGTTACAAATGCATAAATATATTTGGCAACCTGACAAAAGGGGAGTTTAA
- a CDS encoding 6-carboxytetrahydropterin synthase — MFRLSSKKMISAAHILRDYEGPCSRLHGHNWNVKIDVLSDTLDSVGLAIDFKDLDDILWKVAGPFDHNNFNDFAPFDKINPTAENISRYFFEEIKKLLPENVTLEKITIWETEDYLVEYFENN; from the coding sequence ATGTTTAGATTATCAAGCAAGAAAATGATTTCAGCAGCCCACATTTTGCGCGATTATGAAGGACCCTGTTCCAGGCTGCATGGCCATAACTGGAACGTTAAAATAGATGTGCTTTCCGATACTTTGGATAGTGTTGGCCTGGCAATAGATTTTAAAGATCTGGATGATATTTTATGGAAGGTGGCCGGTCCTTTTGATCATAATAATTTTAATGACTTCGCTCCATTTGATAAAATAAATCCAACGGCAGAAAATATTTCCCGTTATTTTTTTGAAGAAATAAAAAAGCTTCTTCCCGAAAATGTAACTTTGGAAAAAATTACTATCTGGGAAACGGAAGATTACCTGGTGGAATATTTTGAAAACAATTAG
- a CDS encoding HAD family phosphatase, with protein sequence MIYKGILFDFDGVVINSMHQHYDAWSRAFAEKGIAFEKEEFFLMEGQGVGTIASALGNKYGLDEQESLELLEIKVRHYYKSVKIEFYDFLLDLLVKLKNKKVPMAVVTGGNRERVEKVITKHLHGFFEAIVTIDDVKNGKPHPEPFISGADKLGFKPQQCIVIENAPLGIRAAKSAGSKVIAVKTTLQNQHLSEADYICDDFIQVSKQIDDLVNKK encoded by the coding sequence ATGATTTACAAAGGCATTTTATTTGATTTTGACGGCGTTGTTATTAACAGTATGCATCAACATTATGATGCCTGGAGTAGAGCATTTGCTGAAAAAGGAATTGCCTTTGAAAAGGAAGAATTCTTTTTAATGGAAGGCCAGGGTGTTGGTACAATTGCATCTGCACTGGGTAATAAATATGGTCTTGATGAGCAGGAATCACTTGAGTTATTGGAAATAAAAGTACGTCATTATTACAAATCTGTTAAAATTGAATTTTATGATTTTTTATTGGATTTGCTTGTTAAGCTAAAGAATAAAAAAGTTCCGATGGCAGTGGTAACCGGTGGAAACAGGGAACGTGTTGAAAAAGTAATTACTAAACATCTTCATGGATTTTTTGAAGCTATTGTTACAATTGATGATGTTAAAAATGGAAAGCCTCACCCGGAGCCGTTTATTAGCGGTGCAGATAAACTGGGGTTCAAACCACAGCAATGTATTGTTATAGAAAATGCGCCGCTTGGAATTCGAGCTGCAAAATCAGCCGGCAGCAAGGTGATTGCAGTGAAAACAACTTTGCAGAATCAGCATCTTTCAGAAGCAGATTATATTTGCGATGACTTTATACAGGTTTCCAAGCAAATCGATGATCTCGTAAATAAAAAATAA
- a CDS encoding diguanylate cyclase, translated as MSYNEKYIVIHNSDFDLDILKNYLGKEYKIIEGRFFTEVRSEIFNKEIIAVFGAIDNKDLSAINFMRSMMEFNSITQRVVFTKPLDQQILKKAINRAHIDYLLSYPIDEKELAIFIRKIPRRFNKLNKPFEKFDVLTEVAEDLLSQNEKFREQATSDSLTKLLNRRSFNSVLKRFWENSIKKDVSFCMALLDLDFFKKINDTYGHNAGDAVLRTVGEIMNSNQRTGIDFAFRYGGEEFAILSSATTLQEMELYVIRLLEIIRNTDFEIGESEPIKVTISAGVCSSDNSKSIENLVEQTDESLYQAKETGRDRIIVFNKQEELV; from the coding sequence AAAATATATAGTAATTCACAATTCTGATTTTGATTTAGACATTCTTAAAAATTATCTGGGAAAAGAGTATAAAATTATTGAAGGTCGTTTTTTTACTGAAGTAAGAAGTGAGATTTTCAATAAAGAAATTATTGCAGTATTTGGTGCCATAGACAATAAAGATTTGAGTGCAATTAATTTTATGCGCTCAATGATGGAGTTTAACTCCATTACACAGCGTGTAGTTTTTACAAAACCTCTCGATCAGCAAATATTAAAAAAGGCAATAAACCGCGCTCATATTGATTATCTTCTGTCTTATCCTATAGATGAAAAAGAACTGGCAATCTTTATCCGAAAAATTCCCCGCAGATTTAACAAACTTAACAAGCCATTTGAAAAATTTGATGTTTTAACAGAAGTCGCAGAAGATTTACTATCACAAAACGAAAAATTCCGCGAGCAAGCGACATCAGATTCTTTAACAAAATTATTGAACAGACGCTCCTTTAATTCGGTTTTGAAAAGGTTTTGGGAAAATAGTATAAAAAAAGATGTTTCTTTTTGTATGGCTTTGTTGGACTTGGATTTCTTTAAAAAAATTAATGATACTTATGGTCATAACGCAGGAGACGCTGTCTTAAGAACTGTCGGCGAAATTATGAACTCAAACCAAAGGACCGGGATTGACTTTGCTTTTCGTTACGGCGGGGAAGAATTTGCAATACTTTCTTCTGCAACTACACTGCAGGAAATGGAATTGTACGTAATTAGACTACTTGAAATTATCCGTAATACAGATTTTGAAATTGGAGAAAGCGAACCTATTAAAGTTACAATTAGTGCGGGTGTTTGTTCCTCCGACAATTCTAAATCAATTGAAAATTTAGTTGAGCAAACAGACGAATCTTTATACCAGGCCAAGGAAACCGGGCGGGACCGCATTATTGTGTTTAACAAACAGGAAGAATTAGTTTAA